One genomic window of Cellulophaga sp. Hel_I_12 includes the following:
- a CDS encoding IS110 family transposase has translation MKKTKKEVVEMAMMNPNAAGIDIGSTEHWVAVPEDRDAERVRRFTAFTCDLHQIARWLKKCGITTIAMESTGIYWLNLFLLLEDYGFEVFLVNARNVKNVSGRKTDMSDAEWIQKLHSCGLLSNSFQPDNYTRELRTYTRHRQNLIRQASRYLQHMQKSMEQMNIKLHKVIRDLAGKTGMSIVSAILDGERDTEILAELRDRCVRASKETIMKSLEGTWREEYLFTLQQAYDSFHFVHAQMQQCDENIEKALKKRETIEVPGEDKDPVNKKKKTKNKNTPKFDVDSYLKTQLGVDITQIDGIDSLSGLNILGEMGSDFSKWPTRKQFLSWLNLVPNNKQSGGKLISSHLMNKKNTAGHIFRKCGSCLWKSKGPLGDYYRIQRAKNGGKAAAIATGNKLASIVYTMVTHQVEYDESILVKMKRHSQQKRLDNLQKKVAHIQKELEEAA, from the coding sequence ATGAAAAAGACAAAAAAAGAAGTGGTCGAAATGGCCATGATGAACCCAAATGCAGCGGGCATCGACATCGGTAGCACGGAACATTGGGTGGCAGTCCCGGAAGATAGGGACGCTGAAAGAGTAAGGCGTTTCACAGCCTTCACTTGTGACCTGCACCAAATAGCGAGATGGCTTAAAAAATGTGGCATTACAACTATCGCCATGGAATCAACGGGCATTTATTGGCTCAATCTTTTCCTCCTTTTGGAAGACTACGGTTTCGAGGTATTTCTGGTAAACGCACGAAATGTCAAGAACGTAAGTGGCAGGAAAACGGACATGAGCGATGCGGAATGGATACAGAAGCTTCATAGCTGTGGGCTTTTGTCGAACAGTTTCCAGCCGGACAACTATACCCGGGAACTGCGCACTTACACCAGACACCGACAGAACCTGATCCGTCAGGCCAGCCGCTACCTCCAGCACATGCAGAAATCCATGGAACAGATGAACATAAAGCTGCACAAGGTAATTAGGGATCTTGCAGGAAAAACAGGCATGTCCATTGTTAGCGCAATCCTTGACGGGGAAAGAGACACGGAAATATTGGCGGAGCTCAGAGACAGGTGCGTCAGGGCGAGCAAGGAGACCATAATGAAATCCCTGGAAGGGACATGGCGGGAAGAATACCTGTTTACACTTCAACAGGCCTACGATTCCTTCCATTTCGTGCACGCACAAATGCAGCAGTGCGATGAAAATATAGAAAAGGCACTTAAAAAAAGGGAAACGATCGAGGTTCCCGGCGAGGATAAAGACCCCGTTAACAAAAAGAAAAAAACGAAAAACAAGAACACCCCAAAATTTGATGTCGACAGTTACCTAAAAACACAATTGGGTGTGGACATTACCCAAATAGACGGTATAGATAGCCTGAGTGGACTGAACATCCTTGGGGAAATGGGAAGTGATTTCAGTAAATGGCCTACAAGGAAACAGTTCCTATCATGGCTGAACCTTGTCCCCAACAACAAACAATCAGGAGGAAAGCTGATTAGCAGCCACCTGATGAACAAAAAGAATACCGCCGGGCACATATTCCGGAAATGTGGCAGCTGCCTTTGGAAAAGCAAAGGGCCTTTGGGTGATTATTACCGAATCCAAAGGGCTAAAAATGGCGGTAAGGCGGCCGCGATTGCAACTGGGAACAAACTGGCATCCATAGTCTACACCATGGTAACACACCAGGTTGAATACGATGAATCCATTTTAGTAAAAATGAAAAGGCACAGTCAGCAAAAGAGGCTCGACAACTTGCAGAAAAAGGTTGCCCACATACAAAAGGAACTCGAAGAAGCAGCTTGA
- a CDS encoding TonB-dependent receptor domain-containing protein, with protein sequence MKILSFTATTLLFYITGLAQTNPQQKDSIKQQTEQLKEVIVTGNVLLGSKFEAQNKTGSATYISKEDLKKFSFTNINRILRTVPGINIYEEDGFGLRPNISLRGTSPERSAKINLMEDGVLIAPAPYSAPAAYYFPTIGRMEAIEVLKGSSQIQYGPNTTGGAINMISSRIPEKFSGKASIAAGNYDSRNTQLVLGNSFKNFGFVTDYFNYSSDGFKDLDGGGNTGFDKTDYMAKFRVNTNLDAKIYQSLLFKIQYSEEEANETYLGLTDADFEESPFRRYRASSEDVMNAKHQQYQLTHFIRLSPSLDIRTTGYLNRFKRNWYKLDDVNLGERVSINNILSSPENFPSEYQTLMGNEDTQMDALGIKANNRIYTSNGIQSIATLKWGNQWVQRLEAGIRYHEDDEDRFQWVDRYAFENQELIQTTVGEKGTDANRISSAKALAAHLLYTVKIENLTLTPGLRYENITLTRMDYGTDDPLRTGQNLSIRENEVDVWIPGIGANYRFSNNISIFGGVHKGFSPPSNTPGQNPEESINYELGSRFSLKGFTGEVVGFYNDYQNLLGSDLAATGGTGSLDQFNAGEVRVSGIEFLLNYNLLYNKSEKFKLPLSISYTLTDTEFLTSFDSNEDIYGVVTIGDEIPYIAKNQLNATFGLEHKKFEVSLNSRYTSAFRTKAGAGTIPENFKVDSNFIVDLSARYFIDANFTLSSNIINLFNTTYAVSRVPAGLRPGHPFGVNFSVAYGF encoded by the coding sequence ATGAAAATTCTATCCTTCACAGCAACTACCTTGCTATTTTACATCACGGGATTGGCACAGACCAACCCACAACAAAAAGATTCAATTAAGCAACAAACCGAACAACTTAAGGAAGTCATCGTTACGGGAAATGTATTATTGGGAAGTAAATTTGAGGCACAAAACAAAACGGGTTCTGCAACTTATATCTCAAAAGAAGACTTGAAAAAGTTCTCTTTCACCAATATCAACAGAATTTTACGCACGGTTCCAGGCATCAACATCTATGAAGAAGATGGTTTTGGATTACGCCCAAACATTAGTTTAAGAGGTACTTCGCCTGAGCGCAGCGCAAAAATTAATTTAATGGAAGATGGTGTGTTGATTGCACCCGCCCCTTACAGTGCACCAGCTGCCTACTATTTTCCTACTATTGGCAGAATGGAAGCCATAGAGGTGTTAAAAGGAAGCAGCCAAATACAGTACGGCCCCAACACCACAGGTGGTGCCATAAATATGATATCCTCTCGTATACCGGAAAAATTTTCTGGAAAAGCATCGATTGCTGCCGGAAACTATGATTCAAGAAACACCCAATTGGTCTTAGGCAATAGTTTTAAGAATTTTGGGTTTGTGACTGATTATTTCAACTACAGTTCTGATGGTTTTAAGGATTTAGACGGTGGTGGCAACACGGGTTTTGACAAGACAGATTATATGGCCAAATTTAGAGTAAACACAAATTTGGATGCCAAAATCTATCAGTCGCTATTGTTTAAAATCCAATATTCAGAAGAAGAGGCCAACGAGACCTATTTGGGACTTACAGATGCAGATTTTGAGGAAAGTCCTTTTAGAAGATACAGAGCTTCTTCAGAGGATGTGATGAACGCCAAACACCAACAGTACCAGCTTACCCATTTTATCCGTTTGTCACCATCCCTTGATATAAGGACAACAGGATACCTCAATAGATTTAAACGAAATTGGTATAAATTGGATGACGTGAATTTGGGCGAACGCGTAAGTATTAACAACATTTTGTCTTCACCAGAAAATTTTCCTTCAGAATATCAAACCCTCATGGGTAACGAGGACACCCAAATGGATGCATTAGGTATAAAGGCCAACAATAGGATTTATACCTCAAACGGAATTCAATCCATTGCTACACTAAAATGGGGTAACCAATGGGTACAGCGCTTAGAAGCGGGCATACGTTACCACGAAGATGACGAGGATAGGTTTCAATGGGTGGATAGATATGCGTTTGAAAACCAAGAATTAATACAGACTACAGTTGGTGAAAAAGGAACAGATGCCAACCGTATAAGCAGTGCCAAAGCACTGGCAGCACATTTACTATACACGGTAAAAATTGAAAATTTGACTTTGACCCCAGGGTTGCGCTATGAAAACATCACATTAACTAGAATGGATTATGGTACTGATGATCCTTTACGAACAGGTCAAAATCTATCGATTAGAGAAAACGAAGTGGATGTCTGGATTCCTGGAATAGGAGCTAATTATAGGTTCAGTAACAACATATCAATATTCGGTGGTGTGCATAAAGGTTTTTCGCCACCAAGTAATACGCCGGGGCAAAATCCTGAAGAAAGCATTAATTATGAATTGGGTTCCCGATTTAGCCTAAAAGGTTTCACTGGCGAAGTTGTGGGCTTTTACAATGACTACCAAAACCTACTTGGAAGTGATTTGGCTGCTACAGGTGGCACGGGAAGTCTTGACCAGTTTAATGCAGGTGAAGTACGCGTCAGCGGAATTGAATTTTTACTGAATTACAACCTATTATATAATAAGTCAGAAAAATTTAAACTTCCTCTATCGATTTCCTATACCCTCACGGACACAGAATTTCTGACCAGTTTTGATAGTAACGAAGATATTTATGGAGTGGTTACCATAGGGGACGAAATACCATACATCGCAAAAAATCAATTAAATGCAACTTTTGGACTAGAGCATAAGAAATTTGAAGTGAGCTTGAATTCACGATACACAAGCGCTTTCAGAACAAAAGCAGGTGCTGGAACAATCCCAGAAAACTTTAAAGTAGATTCAAATTTTATAGTGGATTTGTCTGCCCGTTATTTTATTGATGCCAATTTTACCTTGTCATCTAATATTATAAATCTCTTTAATACAACCTATGCAGTATCGAGGGTTCCAGCAGGTTTACGTCCTGGACATCCATTTGGGGTTAATTTTTCTGTCGCGTACGGATTTTAA
- a CDS encoding CusA/CzcA family heavy metal efflux RND transporter, translating to MINKIISFSINNKFIIGLFIVALVGTGIWSMATINLGSVPDITNNQVQVITVAPNLGTEDIEQFVTYPVELAMANLPDVIELRSVSRFGLSVVTIVFKDEAGTYLPRQLVQEKLTEVAGEIPEGFGTPFMAPITTGLGEIYQYTLKLKEGYEDKYDAMELRTIQDWIVKRQMALVPGVVEVNAFGGYVKQYEVAINPNKLKSFGITMNQVFEALKVNNANTGGAYIEKNHQANFIRGEGLARSIEDLENTVVTTQNGSPVLIRDVAEKVGFGNQVRYGAFTQDGHETVGGQILMLKGESPGNVVENVEKRIVEIQKSLPEGVYIDTFLSRSELIGRTTSTVEKNLIEGSLIVIFVLVLLLGSFRGGLITASVIPLSLLFAFILMKQFGVWANLMSLGAIDFGIIVDGAVIIVEGMVFHIHQRMKKTTTAIGQPEMDEIAYESASTMMNSAFFGQLIILIVFTPILFLTGVEGKMFRPMAFTFGFAVLGAIILCLTYVPMISALFLKPAKNQNSWFAKFENKIDRFSDKIMSGLNRGYVPLLNFALRFRAGVVIGAVALLLIAGFIFSNMGGEFIPKFDEGDIAFQALIKPGSSLTESIEASKKLQNLINEFPEVKTVISRIGVAEIPTDPMPMDIADSYIILEKDKSKWTSADSKEELIEKIQEKISVVPGVNFVFTQPVELRFNELLTGVREDVAIKLYGEDLEVLADKVQEIAAVIRTVPGAADLNVEATSGLPQMTVVYNRAKMAQYGVTVDKLNDYVSASFSGEQASVIFEGEKRFDVVIRLAKEFRQDINSLKNLYIDLPNGAQVPLKEVADISYKPGPMQISRDNTSRRISVGVNVRGRDVKSMVEEIQQKLETQVKLPPGYFVTYGGSFENLQRASDRLMIVVPIALFLIFILLYFALSSFSQSLMIYMAVPLAAIGGVFALLIRGMPFSISAGVGFIVLFGVAVLNGLVLINKFNELKESGMTDLKKRIYEATHERLRPILLTATAAIMGFIPMAISTSGGAEVQRPLATVVIGGLITATFLTLVVLPVLYYWLESRKERNNNDGGVSYVNKSTNIVTVLLMVGGLMASGTAFAQDTNPDATMSKVLTVNEAVAMAKQNYPSLKESQALIEREQALKGTSFDLGSTSLYTGREDQGLQQGILRTYGVQQGNIDLLSGFSKSKFYKERVKLGEKFYAVNEQQLIRNVMQAYDLINYNKAQLRFAEQLDSVYANFRTAAELRYDTGETGKLEFIAASSEYQQIQVLRQQAYDDIEIAKRALKQYLGIDQEIETVGLPYGTINFMSVLDSTSMANNPILQYSMQNAEVSKANIGVEKAQFLPKFSISYDKLKYNDVSGFSAYQAGISIPLWFFPQKSRVKAAKADAMVVENQYLEQKAITESRVSQLLKSLEKTQKTLDYYQEGALLLAEEQISTAELASKEGEIDYVNYITILNSAIRIKQSHLQFINQYNQQAIELQYQLGNL from the coding sequence ATGATTAACAAAATCATTTCATTTTCCATTAATAACAAGTTTATTATTGGGCTCTTTATAGTGGCACTTGTAGGTACGGGCATTTGGTCTATGGCCACTATAAATCTGGGTTCTGTACCCGATATTACCAACAACCAAGTACAGGTTATTACAGTTGCCCCAAATTTAGGTACTGAAGATATTGAGCAATTTGTTACCTATCCGGTAGAATTGGCAATGGCCAATCTTCCTGACGTTATCGAGCTGCGTTCGGTATCCCGTTTTGGGCTGTCCGTGGTTACCATTGTCTTTAAAGATGAGGCAGGTACATATCTTCCCCGGCAATTGGTGCAAGAGAAATTAACCGAAGTTGCTGGAGAAATCCCCGAAGGCTTCGGCACGCCATTTATGGCACCAATAACTACAGGTCTGGGCGAAATCTACCAATACACCTTAAAATTAAAAGAGGGCTACGAAGATAAATACGATGCAATGGAGCTTCGTACCATTCAGGATTGGATTGTAAAACGTCAAATGGCATTAGTTCCCGGAGTGGTCGAGGTCAATGCTTTTGGAGGTTATGTAAAACAGTATGAAGTTGCCATAAATCCTAATAAGCTGAAAAGTTTCGGTATTACAATGAATCAGGTATTTGAAGCCTTGAAAGTGAACAATGCCAATACTGGTGGTGCTTACATTGAAAAAAACCACCAAGCCAATTTTATCCGTGGCGAAGGATTGGCACGAAGTATCGAGGATTTGGAAAACACAGTTGTGACGACTCAAAATGGAAGTCCTGTTTTAATCCGGGATGTCGCCGAAAAAGTAGGCTTTGGTAATCAGGTGCGTTATGGTGCGTTTACCCAAGATGGACACGAAACTGTTGGCGGACAAATTTTAATGCTGAAAGGCGAAAGCCCAGGCAACGTAGTCGAAAATGTGGAGAAGCGCATTGTAGAAATACAAAAATCCCTACCCGAAGGTGTTTACATAGATACATTTTTAAGTCGAAGTGAACTCATTGGAAGAACCACAAGCACCGTTGAAAAAAACCTTATTGAAGGTTCATTGATTGTGATTTTTGTGCTTGTCTTGCTTTTGGGAAGTTTCCGTGGTGGCTTGATTACAGCTTCGGTAATCCCTTTATCATTGCTTTTCGCATTTATATTGATGAAACAATTCGGAGTGTGGGCAAATTTAATGTCCTTGGGGGCAATCGATTTTGGAATCATCGTGGATGGCGCTGTAATTATAGTTGAAGGTATGGTATTCCACATTCATCAACGGATGAAGAAAACCACAACCGCCATTGGCCAACCTGAAATGGATGAAATAGCCTATGAATCGGCAAGCACGATGATGAATTCAGCATTTTTTGGTCAGTTAATTATCCTTATTGTATTTACACCAATTCTCTTTTTGACTGGTGTAGAAGGAAAAATGTTCCGTCCAATGGCATTTACTTTTGGATTTGCCGTTTTAGGAGCGATTATCCTTTGTCTTACTTATGTTCCAATGATTTCAGCACTATTCCTAAAACCTGCTAAAAATCAGAATAGTTGGTTTGCCAAATTTGAAAACAAGATTGATAGGTTCAGTGATAAAATAATGTCCGGTTTAAACAGAGGGTATGTACCATTGCTCAATTTTGCACTTCGCTTTCGAGCTGGTGTCGTGATTGGCGCAGTTGCTCTATTACTGATTGCAGGATTTATTTTCAGCAATATGGGTGGCGAATTCATACCTAAATTTGATGAGGGCGATATTGCGTTTCAGGCTTTGATAAAACCGGGGAGCAGTCTTACCGAGTCTATTGAGGCTTCAAAAAAACTTCAAAATTTAATCAATGAATTTCCCGAGGTAAAAACGGTAATTTCAAGGATTGGTGTGGCCGAAATACCAACAGACCCAATGCCTATGGACATTGCCGATAGTTACATTATTCTTGAAAAAGATAAGAGTAAATGGACTTCCGCAGATAGCAAAGAAGAACTCATAGAAAAAATTCAAGAAAAAATTTCAGTCGTTCCCGGCGTAAATTTCGTATTTACCCAACCTGTAGAACTTCGTTTTAATGAATTGCTTACAGGGGTTCGTGAGGACGTGGCAATTAAATTGTACGGCGAGGATTTAGAAGTGTTAGCCGACAAGGTACAGGAAATCGCAGCGGTCATCAGAACCGTTCCTGGAGCGGCTGACCTCAATGTAGAAGCTACAAGCGGTTTGCCACAAATGACGGTGGTGTATAACCGTGCGAAAATGGCACAATACGGTGTAACCGTTGACAAGCTGAACGATTATGTGAGTGCTTCATTTTCTGGAGAACAGGCAAGTGTGATTTTTGAAGGCGAAAAAAGGTTTGATGTGGTCATTCGGTTGGCGAAGGAATTTCGACAAGATATCAACAGTCTTAAAAATCTTTATATCGATTTACCAAACGGAGCGCAAGTGCCTTTAAAGGAGGTTGCAGATATCAGCTATAAGCCAGGACCAATGCAAATTTCAAGGGACAATACCTCTCGCCGTATTTCGGTTGGGGTCAATGTTCGTGGGCGCGATGTAAAATCGATGGTCGAGGAAATACAGCAAAAATTGGAAACACAGGTAAAATTGCCACCTGGTTATTTTGTAACCTACGGAGGTTCTTTCGAAAACCTTCAACGTGCTTCAGACCGATTGATGATTGTAGTGCCTATTGCACTTTTCCTAATATTCATATTGCTCTATTTTGCATTGAGTTCGTTCTCGCAATCACTAATGATTTATATGGCAGTGCCTTTGGCGGCCATTGGAGGTGTCTTTGCACTATTGATACGAGGAATGCCTTTTAGTATATCGGCAGGTGTTGGTTTTATTGTGCTCTTTGGAGTTGCGGTTTTAAACGGATTGGTACTGATAAACAAATTCAACGAATTAAAAGAAAGTGGAATGACAGACTTAAAAAAACGAATATACGAGGCAACACACGAACGCTTACGTCCAATTTTGCTTACGGCAACGGCGGCCATTATGGGCTTTATCCCAATGGCGATTTCTACCTCTGGCGGGGCAGAAGTGCAGCGACCATTGGCAACGGTGGTTATTGGCGGATTGATAACAGCAACATTTTTAACGCTTGTGGTCCTTCCTGTATTATATTATTGGCTCGAATCGAGAAAGGAACGAAACAATAACGATGGAGGTGTAAGTTATGTCAATAAATCAACCAACATTGTAACCGTATTATTGATGGTTGGCGGTTTGATGGCTTCTGGAACTGCATTTGCCCAAGACACCAATCCAGATGCAACAATGTCAAAGGTCTTAACAGTAAATGAGGCTGTTGCTATGGCAAAACAGAATTATCCTTCGCTTAAGGAAAGTCAAGCTTTAATCGAAAGAGAACAGGCTCTGAAAGGAACAAGTTTTGATTTAGGAAGTACCTCTTTATATACCGGTAGAGAAGACCAAGGGTTACAACAAGGAATATTGCGTACCTATGGCGTACAACAGGGCAATATTGATTTGCTTTCCGGTTTTTCAAAATCCAAATTTTATAAAGAACGGGTTAAATTGGGCGAAAAATTCTATGCTGTCAATGAGCAGCAATTGATTCGTAATGTGATGCAGGCGTATGACCTTATCAATTATAACAAAGCACAATTGCGTTTTGCGGAACAGTTGGACAGTGTTTATGCCAACTTTAGGACGGCTGCCGAATTGCGTTATGATACAGGGGAAACGGGCAAGCTGGAATTTATCGCCGCCTCTTCCGAATATCAGCAGATTCAGGTATTACGACAGCAAGCCTATGACGATATAGAAATCGCCAAAAGGGCATTGAAGCAGTATTTGGGCATCGACCAAGAAATTGAAACGGTCGGACTGCCCTACGGCACAATTAATTTTATGAGTGTTTTGGATTCAACTTCGATGGCCAACAACCCAATATTGCAGTATTCGATGCAGAATGCGGAAGTAAGCAAAGCGAATATCGGTGTGGAGAAAGCACAGTTCCTACCAAAATTCAGCATAAGTTATGATAAACTGAAATACAACGATGTGTCTGGCTTTAGCGCATATCAAGCAGGTATCAGCATTCCGCTTTGGTTCTTTCCTCAAAAATCAAGGGTTAAAGCTGCCAAGGCAGATGCAATGGTAGTCGAAAACCAGTATTTGGAACAGAAGGCAATAACTGAAAGTAGGGTTTCCCAACTTTTAAAATCTTTAGAAAAAACCCAAAAGACCCTTGATTATTATCAAGAAGGAGCTTTACTATTGGCCGAAGAACAGATTTCGACAGCTGAACTTGCTTCAAAAGAAGGCGAAATAGATTATGTGAATTATATCACGATCCTGAACAGTGCCATTCGTATAAAGCAGAGTCATTTACAATTTATAAATCAGTATAACCAACAAGCTATTGAGCTACAATATCAATTGGGCAATTTATAA